Genomic segment of Sander lucioperca isolate FBNREF2018 chromosome 20, SLUC_FBN_1.2, whole genome shotgun sequence:
atagttaaaaaaaatacctgcaCCCTGCTATCTCGTTCCCAATTCTTTAAATTCACTCGgacaagaaatgttttttcttaCTCATGTTCAATGATATTGCTGTTATTCATGTGatttttgtgcattttgtttTATGGATGTACATGTGCTTCCTGGGGAGTGCCTAGTAATTGCAATTGCCCAACAAATTAACCAAGAGTAGTATGGATATCAACTACAATATGCGGTTATCAAACAGGTAAATCTCTGCAGCAGAAGCTTTTTGCCGTCCTTGAATGTTTCCCCGTCTTCTTTCCTGAAGGCAGAAAGCTGAGCGGATAGTCATCAAAGAAGCCGTCAGCAGCCCAAATTCTCCCAGAGACACATGACACGACAAGTTGTATAAAACTGTCATTACAGTGATTTATTATAATGAACCATGAAAATAGCCAACCAGTGCAGTGTCTGTGAGTCTCTCCctccacacaaacatacacacacacacacacacacacaaataataataaaaagacaaaGTTGAAAAGtccagagagggggggggaataaaataaaagtaatgcTACAGTCACATAAACATTCAGCTTTGCAAAGAAGAGCGTTCATATTTACAACAATATTTCAAAAATGGGATGGGAGCAAATTGTACAAgcatagaaaagaaaagaagcaaaTATTTACAACCTGTTCCTGGTGAAAGCTGGAGTAACCACCTatacattaaattacattttctacAAATAACCATTGATATTCAAAAATAAACCGCTAACGTTCTACCTGTGGCCGAGACCACTTTGCCTACCTCAGAGGACTACAAGCACTCATTACAAGAAATcgcacacacactttcttcctttaagcacacacacacacacacacacacacacacacacacacacacacacactttcctcctttaagcagacacacacacactttcctcctttaagcagacacacacacacactttcctcctttaagcagacacacacacactttcctcctttaagcagacacagacacacacagacacagacacagacacagacacacacacacacacacacacacacacacacacacagtgtgcaaGTGCAACCTCCCAAGGTGGTGAGGCAGGCTCCCAGAAATGGGTCTTTTCTGAATCTGCAGCGGTGAACAGATATTTGTTGTTAgacagaggaataaaaaaaataagtgtttttttttttctctatacAAAAAGCTTTATCTTTGCTATAATGAGCCACtagattaaaacaaataaatggtGTAGAGAGCCGACAACAGACGAGAGAATTGGAAGTAAAAGGAATAAGTGAcaaagaaggaagaggaggaggaaggggggaGGGGCATATAGGCTGGAATGTCCACTGATAAACAAAAGTGCGGGGCCTTACAACGGGAGTCCAAACAAGACACAGAACAAGATCTTTCCGCTCCATCACATGAAGGATATATAAAAACTAACGGAGGCCAGAGAGAGAGGGCTATGAGCACCGGGGAGATTGTCCATCTTCAGATTCATACAGTTTGTCTTGAAGATCATTTCACTGTCCTTTTTTCTAGATTTTTCtgtccatgttatttttttgtttttttaaaaagcatccATTTATCccacaatcagctgtttttccacTGGCCATGTGTTCAGGTATATAGAAAACATATCTACAGCTTATAATACACGCCCCTCTCGAGCCGAGTTCTCAGGGGCTGCTGGGGGCTGACAGCAGAGAGGGCGGTCAGTGCCACCCTGTGCTCAGGTACCCCGAGCTGTGGAAGGGGGTCGAGGACGCAGGAGCTCCACGAGTCCCAGAAGGCATCTGGGAGGCAGCGGCCTGGGCCTGGCCTTGTTGAGTCTgttggggaggaggagggggaggtggaGGCAGTCCAGTCTGCTGAAGGGGTGGGGGGTACGTCGATGGGGGCACTGAAGGGTTAGTGGCAGCACCAGGGTGCAACAACGCCGGCTGAAAAGCCCCTAAGTTCTGAAAATGGTGGGGCTGCATCGGGGCGTTGGTCGAGGGAGCTGggggaggcggaggaggaggcggGGGAGGGGTGAGCGACAGCAGGGTGCTGCCAGCAggggactgctgctgctgctgggaggtCTGGCCCTGtgggggaggaggtggaggaggtgcGGTGGTCAGCATGAGCTGGTGCTGCTGAATGGGAGGAGGCTGCAGGTTGACGTGCAGCAGGGTGGGGCCGGGCATCGGGTGTGGGGGCGGAGGAGGAGGCGGCGGTGGAGCAGCTGAGCTCTGATAGTGCATGCTGTGGGGAATAGTCTGCATCAAGGGCTGAGAACCAGGAGGATAAGGGGTTGTGACAGCAGGTTTAAACCCAGGAAAAGGTCCAGCAGGTGAGGGGCTCTGGCTGGGAAAATATGCTGTGGAGGCCGGTGGTGCtggtggaggagggggaggtggTGGTGGAGCACTCTGTGTGTTATACTGGGGGAAAGGAGCTGGGCCAGTCTGAGCCTGGGGCTGCTGGGGTTGGTTTTGAGACTGAGCAGAGAACAGCGCCCTCTGGCTGCGGTAGGGAGAGCCCTGGGGCTGAGGTTTGGGAGAGTGGAGGAGGGAGGGTCCAGGGTAGTGGACAGGAGAGGAGGGTAATGGGGTGGGATGCAGCTTCGTGGGGGTCAAAGGAGCCGGCTTGGGTGCTGCAGGCTTGCTCGGTGGCTGGCTGGTCGGATTTGGCGTCCGAGGCTGACTGTCAGCGTCTTCCTCCTTCGCTGGCCGACTGGGAGGCTGGGCAAGAGGACCAGGAGAGCAGGGCTGTGAgggaacagagagaaagagtcaAACACTTGTTGATAACTTGCTGAGATGAGACAGATCTTCAAGTGAGTAATATTGACTTACTGTGTGGGTTGGGGTCTTTTGAAGACTTGGAGATGGGCAATCTCTCAGTGCAGGTGTATCTCCACCTTCTGTCTCAACATCTAAAAAGAGGGTAAAAAaggttaatgttaaaaaaaacatcctggTTGTTTCCCActgctttcagtctttatgctaagataaCCATTTCCTGGCTACAGCTTTACATTAaacagacagatatgagagtggtatttattctcatctaactctcggcaagaaagcaaataagcatttttcccaaaatgtcaaactattcctttaatgcaGTTGATTGAGAGTCATAATTCTCACCTGTGTCTTTGTCTTTGCTGAGCAGCAGAGCTCTGTGGTAGCTGCGTTCTCGGGCCTGCTCTACAGAAGTGGACGACGTCCTAAAAAACATTGATAAAAACATTGGGATCATCACAATCTAATTCCTGGTAGTAACACATTAAGTGGTACAGTACATACTAGATAAGCTAACATGAATGACAACTGACTAATAACAAAAGGTTCCTAATTGTTTTTAAGTagaagtacatttaaaaacacataccactgtccctctcctccttctttctcccctttctctccaggCGCCTCTGCCTCCTCACTTGTCTGGGGCTCTTTTacagtggtggtgatggtgttgCAGAGAGGAGTGGGAGCAGGAGGTAGAGGAGGTTCACTGGTGGTCTCTAGCGCAACAGGGAAGGCGTCCACAGTCAAAGGTGGCAAGGTGGAAACAGGAGAGCTGCACTCGGTCTTGGAGCCGCTGCGACGAGCTTCGCGTTGACGTTTCCTGTATTCTAGCAGGGAAACCTGGGAGATGATGCAGAACCAGAACCTCAATGTCATTTATGAACAAAGACAATGTCTTGTGTTAAACCAGTAGAGGGCAGCATTTGGACAGTAACTCACACAAAGAACAGTGTGAGTCAATGCATCTCCTGAGATCACTAAATCCAAATGGCCAAGAAAGGATGTGACAGAAAACAGGCCTAGACAATGATGCCCCATACACCAGTACAGTCAGTGTAACTGTACTCATTAACATCACCTTATGTACAGCAATTCTATTAGTTATTCTTGATTTTCTTAATTATCTCACAATATATTGCATCCTCTCCTAACATACATTCTGTTTAGCACTGCTCACTCAcctttttcttttgtggggGGTTCTGCGCTGACCCTCCTCCTTCGCCAGAGCCATCCCCATTCAGTGAGCGTGAGAAGGCAAGTGTACTTCCCTCCTCAGAGCAGGGGTAAAAGAGCTGCCCCTGGCCTTCACTGAAGGGGGCCTGGGAGGCAACCAATGACACTGTTCCTGCGGTGGACCCTGCTGCAGCCCCAGCTGCAGCCTCAGGCCTGAAGGGAGCTACCAGAGGCTCCAGGGTGTGTGAGGGGGTGAGGTCCCGTAAGTTTGAATTGACTGGAGAAAAGTTCAGGCCAGCTGGTCCAGTCGGGCCTCTGTCTGGGCTTTTTATCCAGCCAGGAAAAGAGGAAGCACATGTTTCTGCAGATGAGGAAGCCTCACTGCCCTCTACAACCACACCATCTGCCCTGTCCTCTCCAAAGTCCACAGACTCAGCAGCTGGAGGCTGTGGACTCTCAGGAACTGACACCTTGGCTTCTGTCGGGAGTCCATCTATACTGGGAGCCCTTGCACTGGGAGAGGAGACCAACGAAGGGGGGCGATCGGCCTAGGAAAAGAGGGAGGAATCAACATCAGGGGACTGTCATAATAAGGATAGGATTTGCATTTAAAACCTTACACTATCTCCACTAGGGGTGTGCCATATCATATTGTTCACAATAATACTGGTATAACCTTTAATAtgataaagataaatataaatatgagaACGGCAATATTCCATCTTGTTGACGTAATGACACAGCGTTAGCTTACCGGTGGCCTGGAGTTGCAATTTTCGAGAAACCATGGCCACAGCCGGAGTCGGAGATGACTGGGAAaaacaacagaactggaaaatGCTCCAGCTTCCCTAAAGTCACGATGTGACAACATTTTGCCTTCCACATAAGTTATGTAATCAAATGGACGGTAAAGCCTGTGAGGCTTGGACGGGACTTTTTGGTGCATTCAAGTGTAACTCGATATCTCTGACAAACAAACTTTTTATGTtaagtacccttctgccatctagaaGGGAATTTTTTGTACCAGCACTGTGTGAAGTTTGTAATACATTTTGTGTGCACAggactttctttcctttttgctgtagTATCGCCAGAGGTAtcgagttttttttaatactagTATTGTATCAAAGTTTAAAATGTTGGTATTATGACAACCTTAgtagtaacttttaaataatgGTTGAAATTTCCTGTTATTAAAATtactcaaaataaatacattcgctagacaagtcatttttttttttatttaaaaatatatgatGATCTCTACTGATGAATAAAAAATTGGAACTACTAATTAAGTTGTTGACCTGATCAACAATTAAATCTGATAATCATTGAACCCTAACCtttgtgaaaataaataaataaaaataaataaaaaaatcaatcttTGCTTTGTCCTTCACTCACCTCTTGCACACTGGGTTTCCGGCTGACCTCTGGGGAGCTTTCCACTGAAGATTCACTCTGTGTAACAAGAACAAACTCGGTCACTCCAGTTCTTTTTCTCATGTAAACAAATTTGCAATCTCCATAGAATTTCCATATGGACAGCCTTACCTCCTGAAGGGCATTAAGTGTCTGTGTTGGGGTGCTGGAAAGGGGCTCTGTACTTGGCTCCTCGGTTCGAGGACGTGGAGGAGTAGTCAGTAAGATGGGTGTTGTGGGTGTCTCCAATGGGTCTGACCTGGTGGGCGTGGCACAAGGGGAGCCGTAGGGTGTTGAGCTCTCGGACATACAGGCATCCAACGGACTCAAGCGCCGCTTTTTCAAAGGTGTGGGCAACTCTGTAGGAAGAAATATTGTGTGTGCTTTAGCTGAACATTCAGCCAATATTTTCCAATATAGTTTTTGCACTTCTTATGTTGATGTAGTTATTGGTACAACGTGGTGTGAAAAACTTTCTACTTCTAGTATAAGTATTAGAGTCTTAAATCTTTGTTTTCAACCTGGAATTTGTCTCATTTTGTGTGGTCAGACACGTTAATGTTGCACCAGACTGAGTGCTGGCTACCTACCTGGTAGTGAGCAGGTACCATTGTAGGGTAGAGGGCTGTCAGAGTCTCCGTTAACGAGGGGGCTGAGAGGACCCTCGCTGGGCATGAGGAGGCTCGGTCGTCTGGCTGGGCTGGTGGAGCCCTCCTCCTCTAGAGCCTGCTTCAACCATCGCTGTAAGAAAGATTAAAAGGTTCAGTAACTTAACAATGGAAGCAGCCAAGTACTGATAGACTTTGTCTCTCCTGATAATAGTGAAATTTCCTTCCTCATTGCAGGACACTTTACAAGCGACCAGTTATACAGTTACACTTCAGCTAAAGATGGATGGAAAGGCATAGTCAACTTGGGAGAACTTAATAATTTTTAATCTAAGGACAAATCCATATGAGGTTCCAAAACTGGCTGCATGTAAATTTTTTCCATTGGCATCAAAGCCAAATGGGCACATTTCTAAAGCAGGACTCTGTACCTTCTTGCAGGAGCCAGTGGTTGGCGGTGTTTCTGGCAGTTCTCTGGAACGCCTTCTCCCAGTGGGGACTCCAGGAGTGGAGGGGCTGCGGTTTGCCAGGAATGGGGACGAGAAGCGGACGTAGTGTTTGGGCGTGCTGTAGACCTGTGGAGAGCAGGCCATGCCTGGTAGGGCATTTAGCTGCGTGGCGAGTACTTCAGGGTCACTGCTTATTCTCAGCGGTCGCTCTGGGGCTGGCTCTGGGGTTCGCACTGCACCACTGTCCTGCTGCTTCTCTCCCACCCACTCACTCACAAAGTGCTGTTGAAAAGAGTTTAAGAAGATCTGTAGGGTTTCCCGTACAATAAATTGGTTTAATATGATGTTTACATATGATGtgtacattttcaaaaaacattagctattaaaacatttttgtttacaAAGTAGCTTAATTTTAAAGAGTTAAAGTTGCAAGACCCTGATATAAGACAAAAGAAAGTATAGGTGTCGAACAACCACACAACTGCTCAGTAATGGTGACATTGCTGTTGACCATGCAGAAATATTGCTATGGACGTACCTTTTTAGTTTTGAAGTTCTTGCTCCCATTGCGGTTTCTGTCAGGTGCAGGTGAGCTGCTGTGCGGAGGGCTGCTGTCTGGTGCTTCGGCAGGGATGGACTCCGGCTCTGGTGCAGCGGGCGTCTCTCCTTCAGGTGCTTCATTGGTCAGAGGCTCCAGAGACTCAGTCGGAGAGCCAGGGGCCAAGTCAGAACAGGTGCTGATGGTGCGAGCTCGCCGGCGCTGTTGGCCGATGTGCGTGCGGTTCCTTGAGAAACTTTTCCTGTTCCTTGAGCTTTTGACCTTGGCCGGCTTTAATCCTGGCTCCTCTTTCACCTCCAGAAGTGGCTATGAGAAAGACAGTGTTTGTATCTATTAAAATGAtgcaaaagtaaaaaatgtgCCCACAAACAAGCCCCCCTGGTCAGATTTTTTCCTTGATAGTTTGATGTATATCACTGTTCCACCAGCATTTACGAGTGCTTTATTGCTCATATGCAGTGTTTTTTCCTCTCTAGAAAATCTAATAAAAGAATTGTGAGAATACTTTTGGGGGGGGAGGCTGGTAGAACACaatatagctttaaaaaaaagtggccAGACTTCTGCAGTCTATTGCTAAAGCTTTCAAAAGAACACAAAACATGAGGGTTTTTGTGTCTCCATGCTCTCACCTGCATGACAACTGGAGAATCTACCATCTCTGGTGTGGCTGGATGCTCGTCCTTGATGTCACTGCGGCCCCCAACCTCTGTCTTGACGCTACCGATTCTTTCCAGGGCCTGCTCTCTACGTTTCTCCCTCTTCTCCATTCGGGCAAAGGCTTGCAGGATGGCTTCcatcttcctctcttctcttgtcTGCAGAGAGATAGGCGTGGGGTTCAGAGGAGGGGTGATGGGACGGGAAGAGGGAGCAGAGACATTAGTCCATGGAGTACTACTATCCCACATAGCCCCAGAGGTAGCGAGACAACGGGTTAATGTGTACTACACAGCAAAAGCCCATCTAGCTTTGCAAAGTGCAGAGTGAAAGAAAGGTGTAAAAGTGACCCCTCGCTTTCACAATAAGAGAAACGAACCAGAGAGATGGTCAGGCAggagcaacagaaaaatgtgAGGATGTAAATGGTCTACATTTATATAGAGCTTTTCTACCTTAACGGACAAAGAGCTTTACAATTAAACCCTGACAAACCAGGAGGTTGCATGTCTAATGTGTTCCTATATGCATGTTTGTGCCACAAATAACCCCAGCTCTACCTCCaccaaaaaaaacccaaagaGCTATCTTCAGTCAGAACACCCCTATGAAAAGATATTCATACCACATAACATACTGAAACAACAGACATATTGCTGAGAGATCAGGCTAAAGACAGGTGTCTGTAAAGATGGGACAGTTAGTACGCTTGTAAGTCAGTCACCTCTGGGAGATTTGGGGATGGGGAGGCTGGTAGATGGGTGGAGTAGGGTTGGCTATGAAAGTTTACCTCCTTGTGTATCAGTCCCTTCCAGCTGGAAGCCGCCCCGACAGGGAGATGGGACTGCTCCGCTGGGTTGGCCTGAATGTTCAATAAAGAGACAGCCCAGTTTAGAAGAGACATGTCCCCCTTAAACAAGGCTTCACAAACACTGGACAGGGCTAGACACTCGCTGATCTTCAGGTGGTACAAAATAGGCCTGTGTCAGGTACCGTAGGTGTTGGACTTTGTAATTACCTACTATTGAGGATACTGGTAACTATGGGGCTACTTCAGGAATGCTCTAATGACACCACAAAACTGCCAAATAAATTAACTCATTCCTAACGACATCTAGGTTAGGACTATTTTATCAAATAGCTGATGTTGTACATTGTTGAGGTTCACACCTGCCACACCACTTCAAGGGTTTTCATCCTTATAAACAACCTCTCTATTATATAACAATACAAGCTCGTTATGGCCTCTTTAAACTGCAAATTTAGGCTGTGACGAGGGAAAATGGTAAAATCTTTAGTCTTCAATCCAAAACGGTGGTCCTAGATTGCACTCTCTGAAACATGTCCTATTTGGAGCTTTGGAGACCAAACACACCCATGGCAAAATTCTCAAAGTATCTGAAATTTAGCACCAAAATTCTCACAATGTTACTGCTGCTTCGACCCACCGACCAATCAGAAGATTACACTAGTTGGTGcacaattttttaatacagtttatgaaacaaaacaacacacacgtgcacatgggactctgtccaaaaaaaaaaaaaaaaaaaaaaaaaaaaaaatatggccAAAGGTTGTTTATGGttttgctgcaaaaaaaaacaaaacaaaaaaaaaacacatgtgcACCAATCACCTAAAAACAACCTGCGGTGgtgcagtggttagcactgtcgTCTCACAGCAGCCTCACACTTGGTTCGAACCTGCGAACCTGGGGCCTTTTCTGTGCGTTCTTGTGTTCTCCCCGTGcctgcgtgggtttcctccaggtgttctggtttcctcccacagtccaaGGGGAGGAAAATTAGGTTAATTGGTTAATCTCTATCTGTCAGCACTGTGATTGACTGGCGACCCGGTCAAGGGTTCTCACCCAATGTCAGCTGTGAATGGCTACAGGTCCCCTACAACCCTCAAGGATAAGCAGGTATAGCTAATAGATGGACCTAAAAACAACTTTATTATCCCCAATTTGTTTCGCAGCCAGGTCGAACGCAGACTTGAGGCACTACCAGGCACAAAATGCCACTAGTAAACCAAGATTTTGTCGACACAGGCAAACCAGGATGATCCAGGGTGCCTTTTAAAACAATAGGGACTATTGTTTAAGTAGGGAAAATATCATGCCACCACACAACGTTATCTCCCCCGCACCTTGTCGCAGCATAGATTTACAACACCCACATGCACATACTACGCTTGTGATCGTCAGTTTGTGAATGCACACTTCTTTGACCCAGCAGCAGAGCTTTCTCCTGGGCCACATTTCATAGAAACCAGCCTATTGGATCTTCAAAAGTCAATATGGCCCTGGCAACAAGGCCCTACCCTCTGAAGCCCCTCCtcactctcgctctctctctgccaccccctccctctctttatctatctatctatccctcTCTGGCCGATTAGCAGAACTGTATTTTGGCCAAAGATGAGTCAGCACTTTACACCTTGAGTCCACTGTGTGAAATGAAGCTGACTGCAGGGTAATttccagagtgtgtgtgtgtagtgtaccATGCtcgcctgtgtgtatgtgtgcttgaTCCCATCTCTCAGGGACATAAGGCTATTTGGCAGGGGAGTGGTTGAACCAGTAATTGGCCATTTAAAACTTCTAGGCGCAATGAAGGTGAGAGGAGAGCTATACTCAAACTAATGCACACTGGGGGAGAGTTTCAGCTGGCATGACGACACAACATGCCACATCCCACTGACAGGAGAAGGTGTTGTAAACAGGCATGTGGCACTGGAGGCCTATTCATTTTCTAATATGCTGGAGAAAAGATGGCAACAAATGAGGAAAATAAATGCCACTGTGTAATGACTGACAAGCACATAGCCTAAGTGCTGTGAAGTAGAGGCCAAAGCTGCAGGAGGGAGAAAAAACAAATAGGACTGAGCAAAACACAAAC
This window contains:
- the kmt2e gene encoding inactive histone-lysine N-methyltransferase 2E isoform X4, encoding MSIVIPVGVDTADTSYLDMAAGSDRPESVEASPVVVEKSSYPHQIYSSSSHHSHSYIGLPYADHNYGARPPPTPPASPPPSMLIRQGEGGLFVPGGQDEASRGTTLSTSEDGSYGADITRCICGFTHDDGYMICCDKCSAWQHIDCMGIDRQNIPETYLCERCQPRHLDRERAILLQTRKRECLSDGDTSATESGDEVPLELYSTFQHTPTTITLTTGRLGNKQTDKKRKKSGDKEPPASSARAKKAFREGSRKSSRVKGAAPEQEPTDHLSLWENKIKTWMERYEEASSNQYSEDVQVLLRVKEQGDGKSLAYNTHPASFKPPVESQVQKNKKILKAVRDLAPDSLIIEYRGKFMLRQQFEANGYFFKRPYPFVLFYSKFDGLEMCVDARSFGNEARFIRRSCTPNSEVRHVIEDGMLHLYIYSLRPITKGTEITIGFDYDYGSCKYKVDCACVKGNQECPVLKHNLEPTENLGSVGRRRGSRKDKETVREDQGQNQNMGLDGEGKSKSVGDGKQRKLSPLRLSISNNQDPELYEDLEDKTSISNEVEMESEEQIAERRRKMANPAEQSHLPVGAASSWKGLIHKETREERKMEAILQAFARMEKREKRREQALERIGSVKTEVGGRSDIKDEHPATPEMVDSPVVMQPLLEVKEEPGLKPAKVKSSRNRKSFSRNRTHIGQQRRRARTISTCSDLAPGSPTESLEPLTNEAPEGETPAAPEPESIPAEAPDSSPPHSSSPAPDRNRNGSKNFKTKKIFLNSFQQHFVSEWVGEKQQDSGAVRTPEPAPERPLRISSDPEVLATQLNALPGMACSPQVYSTPKHYVRFSSPFLANRSPSTPGVPTGRRRSRELPETPPTTGSCKKRWLKQALEEEGSTSPARRPSLLMPSEGPLSPLVNGDSDSPLPYNGTCSLPELPTPLKKRRLSPLDACMSESSTPYGSPCATPTRSDPLETPTTPILLTTPPRPRTEEPSTEPLSSTPTQTLNALQESESSVESSPEVSRKPSVQEADRPPSLVSSPSARAPSIDGLPTEAKVSVPESPQPPAAESVDFGEDRADGVVVEGSEASSSAETCASSFPGWIKSPDRGPTGPAGLNFSPVNSNLRDLTPSHTLEPLVAPFRPEAAAGAAAGSTAGTVSLVASQAPFSEGQGQLFYPCSEEGSTLAFSRSLNGDGSGEGGGSAQNPPQKKKVSLLEYRKRQREARRSGSKTECSSPVSTLPPLTVDAFPVALETTSEPPLPPAPTPLCNTITTTVKEPQTSEEAEAPGEKGEKEGGEGQWTSSTSVEQARERSYHRALLLSKDKDTDVETEGGDTPALRDCPSPSLQKTPTHTPCSPGPLAQPPSRPAKEEDADSQPRTPNPTSQPPSKPAAPKPAPLTPTKLHPTPLPSSPVHYPGPSLLHSPKPQPQGSPYRSQRALFSAQSQNQPQQPQAQTGPAPFPQYNTQSAPPPPPPPPPAPPASTAYFPSQSPSPAGPFPGFKPAVTTPYPPGSQPLMQTIPHSMHYQSSAAPPPPPPPPPHPMPGPTLLHVNLQPPPIQQHQLMLTTAPPPPPPPQGQTSQQQQQSPAGSTLLSLTPPPPPPPPPPAPSTNAPMQPHHFQNLGAFQPALLHPGAATNPSVPPSTYPPPLQQTGLPPPPPPPPQQTQQGQAQAAASQMPSGTRGAPASSTPFHSSGYLSTGWH
- the kmt2e gene encoding inactive histone-lysine N-methyltransferase 2E isoform X10, translating into MSIVIPVGVDTADTSYLDMAAGSDRPESVEASPVVVEKSSYPHQIYSSSSHHSHSYIGLPYADHNYGARPPPTPPASPPPSMLIRQGEGGLFVPGGQDEASRGTTLSTSEDGSYGADITRCICGFTHDDGYMICCDKCSAWQHIDCMGIDRQNIPETYLCERCQPRHLDRERAILLQTRKRECLSDGDTSATESGDEVPLELYSTFQHTPTTITLTTGRLGNKQTDKKRKKSGDKEPPASSARAKKAFREGSRKSSRVKGAAPEQEPTDHLSLWENKIKTWMERYEEASSNQYSEDVQVLLRVKEQGDGKSLAYNTHPASFKPPVESQVQKNKKILKAVRDLAPDSLIIEYRGKFMLRQQFEANGYFFKRPYPFVLFYSKFDGLEMCVDARSFGNEARFIRRSCTPNSEVRHVIEDGMLHLYIYSLRPITKGTEITIGFDYDYGSCKYKVDCACVKGNQECPVLKHNLEPTENLGSVGRRRGSRKDKETVREDQGQNQNMGLDGEGKSKSVGDGKQRKLSPLRLSISNNQTREERKMEAILQAFARMEKREKRREQALERIGSVKTEVGGRSDIKDEHPATPEMVDSPVVMQPLLEVKEEPGLKPAKVKSSRNRKSFSRNRTHIGQQRRRARTISTCSDLAPGSPTESLEPLTNEAPEGETPAAPEPESIPAEAPDSSPPHSSSPAPDRNRNGSKNFKTKKIFLNSFQQHFVSEWVGEKQQDSGAVRTPEPAPERPLRISSDPEVLATQLNALPGMACSPQVYSTPKHYVRFSSPFLANRSPSTPGVPTGRRRSRELPETPPTTGSCKKRWLKQALEEEGSTSPARRPSLLMPSEGPLSPLVNGDSDSPLPYNGTCSLPELPTPLKKRRLSPLDACMSESSTPYGSPCATPTRSDPLETPTTPILLTTPPRPRTEEPSTEPLSSTPTQTLNALQESESSVESSPEVSRKPSVQEADRPPSLVSSPSARAPSIDGLPTEAKVSVPESPQPPAAESVDFGEDRADGVVVEGSEASSSAETCASSFPGWIKSPDRGPTGPAGLNFSPVNSNLRDLTPSHTLEPLVAPFRPEAAAGAAAGSTAGTVSLVASQAPFSEGQGQLFYPCSEEGSTLAFSRSLNGDGSGEGGGSAQNPPQKKKVSLLEYRKRQREARRSGSKTECSSPVSTLPPLTVDAFPVALETTSEPPLPPAPTPLCNTITTTVKEPQTSEEAEAPGEKGEKEGGEGQWTSSTSVEQARERSYHRALLLSKDKDTDVETEGGDTPALRDCPSPSLQKTPTHTPCSPGPLAQPPSRPAKEEDADSQPRTPNPTSQPPSKPAAPKPAPLTPTKLHPTPLPSSPVHYPGPSLLHSPKPQPQGSPYRSQRALFSAQSQNQPQQPQAQTGPAPFPQYNTQSAPPPPPPPPPAPPASTAYFPSQSPSPAGPFPGFKPAVTTPYPPGSQPLMQTIPHSMHYQSSAAPPPPPPPPPHPMPGPTLLHVNLQPPPIQQHQLMLTTAPPPPPPPQGQTSQQQQQSPAGSTLLSLTPPPPPPPPPPAPSTNAPMQPHHFQNLGAFQPALLHPGAATNPSVPPSTYPPPLQQTGLPPPPPPPPQQTQQGQAQAAASQMPSGTRGAPASSTPFHSSGYLSTGWH
- the kmt2e gene encoding inactive histone-lysine N-methyltransferase 2E isoform X11, yielding MLIRQGEGGLFVPGGQDEASRGTTLSTSEDGSYGADITRCICGFTHDDGYMICCDKCSAWQHIDCMGIDRQNIPETYLCERCQPRHLDRERAILLQTRKRECLSDGDTSATESGDEVPLELYSTFQHTPTTITLTTGRLGNKQTDKKRKKSGDKEPPASSARAKKAFREGSRKSSRVKGAAPEQEPTDHLSLWENKIKTWMERYEEASSNQYSEDVQVLLRVKEQGDGKSLAYNTHPASFKPPVESQVQKNKKILKAVRDLAPDSLIIEYRGKFMLRQQFEANGYFFKRPYPFVLFYSKFDGLEMCVDARSFGNEARFIRRSCTPNSEVRHVIEDGMLHLYIYSLRPITKGTEITIGFDYDYGSCKYKVDCACVKGNQECPVLKHNLEPTENLGSVGRRRGSRKDKETVREDQGQNQNMGLDGEGKSKSVGDGKQRKLSPLRLSISNNQDPELYEDLEDKTSISNEVEMESEEQIAERRRKMANPAEQSHLPVGAASSWKGLIHKEVNFHSQPYSTHLPASPSPNLPETREERKMEAILQAFARMEKREKRREQALERIGSVKTEVGGRSDIKDEHPATPEMVDSPVVMQPLLEVKEEPGLKPAKVKSSRNRKSFSRNRTHIGQQRRRARTISTCSDLAPGSPTESLEPLTNEAPEGETPAAPEPESIPAEAPDSSPPHSSSPAPDRNRNGSKNFKTKKIFLNSFQQHFVSEWVGEKQQDSGAVRTPEPAPERPLRISSDPEVLATQLNALPGMACSPQVYSTPKHYVRFSSPFLANRSPSTPGVPTGRRRSRELPETPPTTGSCKKRWLKQALEEEGSTSPARRPSLLMPSEGPLSPLVNGDSDSPLPYNGTCSLPELPTPLKKRRLSPLDACMSESSTPYGSPCATPTRSDPLETPTTPILLTTPPRPRTEEPSTEPLSSTPTQTLNALQESESSVESSPEVSRKPSVQEADRPPSLVSSPSARAPSIDGLPTEAKVSVPESPQPPAAESVDFGEDRADGVVVEGSEASSSAETCASSFPGWIKSPDRGPTGPAGLNFSPVNSNLRDLTPSHTLEPLVAPFRPEAAAGAAAGSTAGTVSLVASQAPFSEGQGQLFYPCSEEGSTLAFSRSLNGDGSGEGGGSAQNPPQKKKVSLLEYRKRQREARRSGSKTECSSPVSTLPPLTVDAFPVALETTSEPPLPPAPTPLCNTITTTVKEPQTSEEAEAPGEKGEKEGGEGQWTSSTSVEQARERSYHRALLLSKDKDTDVETEGGDTPALRDCPSPSLQKTPTHTPCSPGPLAQPPSRPAKEEDADSQPRTPNPTSQPPSKPAAPKPAPLTPTKLHPTPLPSSPVHYPGPSLLHSPKPQPQGSPYRSQRALFSAQSQNQPQQPQAQTGPAPFPQYNTQSAPPPPPPPPPAPPASTAYFPSQSPSPAGPFPGFKPAVTTPYPPGSQPLMQTIPHSMHYQSSAAPPPPPPPPPHPMPGPTLLHVNLQPPPIQQHQLMLTTAPPPPPPPQGQTSQQQQQSPAGSTLLSLTPPPPPPPPPPAPSTNAPMQPHHFQNLGAFQPALLHPGAATNPSVPPSTYPPPLQQTGLPPPPPPPPQQTQQGQAQAAASQMPSGTRGAPASSTPFHSSGYLSTGWH